A window of Macrotis lagotis isolate mMagLag1 chromosome 1, bilby.v1.9.chrom.fasta, whole genome shotgun sequence genomic DNA:
actCTAATGGaacgccacctggacagtctcaggggctggcatgctgccctgagagataaggtgtgtTGGAGTTCTTGGGAGTTGGACATTCCTCCCTATAGCCCAAGGgcacaagacacagctgtgttttaccacctcccccctaaAGTACTCCCTTATCTTGTAATGCAAGATGTTGCATGTGCACCATGCTTGTATACCTCCCCCATTACCTCATTCTTCTTTGTTCTACTCCGGAATACccaacagtatatatgtagaagctaagccgtaataaaattgagctggaggcataaggcagtggtggcttgactccttattctcagctcccctccgggaGGGAGGTCATTGCTGTGGGCctcaaggtgaagcaagccatatttttcctatttttttatgatttttttctggacatcaatctagtattggtatttctgggtcaaagggtatgagcagttttattgctatttgggcatagttccatattgctatccagaatggttggataagttcacaatgtatcaatgtcccaatcctcccacaacctttccaaaattgttttccctttttatcattttagccaatctggtaaGTGTGAAGTGtaacctcaaagttgttttaatttgcatttctcctgaATACCATTTTACTTTTCTAACACAGTCCTTAAACCAGTGACAGTGACTATAGAGAGTTGAAAAAAGTCATGACGAGCAATTGTCCTCTCTCCTTCAAGCCCCCAGATAGGACTCTTCTACCAGGGCAACTGATGAGAAGCAATTTTATCTCCATTTAAAGACCTGAAGTGACCCTGAACTCAGGTAGCCTATTTCTTTGCATGGAAGGgattaagtatttttattttacctgTAATGTGGTGGGCATTGTactaagaattttacaaatattttctcttttgattctcacaatggtgtaggtagatttttatttttctttctattttataatttaggaaactgaggtaaatagcaATTACATGACTTGTTCATCTAATGAGCATGTAAATTCTGATTTAATCTCAGCttctccaagttcagtgctctacctactgcaaTATCAAATGTctgtttctgttttcatttttaaaaattttttttatttgaaagaagaAGTTTATTTAAACAACAAGATGTTTGGCTTGGAAGGGAAAACTATCTAGGATCAATTTCTTTATAGTAATTTATCCCtactgagagacagagattgcCTTATATGTAACAGCTACGtacaaaaaagttataaaatcgTCCTTGGTTttacaatgataaaagaaaaacattgaaattatCCAATCAAACAAGGTATGCAGggattttttttgtggtttttttttttgttgttgttaaacaGTGAGAGCAAAATAACTTactggaatataaagataaaagttgaATGAGCATACCACTAATGGAGAAAAGGGATATTTTCACAGAACCAGTTtgtttttcccctccccatctctatTTGATGTTGATCAAAACATACCATCGgccatttagtttaaaaaaaaattacgcATTATGCCTGTGCACATACACCAGTTACTTTATGTACAAtaaaggaatgggggaagggaatcaAAGAGAAAACTATACTGCAGTAGTCAGGATGTGGATGaaccaaatcttggttttctAATTGTGAATGATTGTTTTCCTTGGGAGCACAGTTCTGGAGTACAGTTGCAGGTTCTCTTTTTAGTAAACACCTCCTGTCTGCTGCTGGAATACATCAACTGTATCTTCATTCTCCATTTCCAACTGTGCAGGTGTGTCTGGTTCATTGATTGGTTGCCCATCAAATCGGAATCTGATCTGCCTCATTGACAAACCCTGTCGTTCACAATAGGCTTTCATTAGTTTAGTAAGTGGTGTGTGCCTCTTAATCTTAAATTGCACCACTGAACCATCTTGCCCTGCCACCTTCAAATTAATGTGGTCGTTGTTTTCAGTCTTGACTCCTTCCTTTGGCTTTTCGTCGGCCATGGCAAGTCCGGGGTCTCCTCAGCCACCGCTTCACAAAAGAGGCACCAGGAGGGTCCTCTCAAAGGGAACGGGGGAGAAGCAGCAGCGGCAGGAGCAGGAGCAGCggtgggaggaggaggatggtggtgatggtgaggaggatgaagagaagaaggaggaggccaaagaggaggaggaggaggaggaagaggagaggaggaagaggagaggaggacgaggagctgttttcatttttgaacaaCTCTGATTTGAAGGAAACTTTTTCTCTTACTGAGTTAaaattacttttctctttcccactCATGACTTCTAGATCTACCCCATGGAACTGTAGTAGAcaattttagttcattttttaggTGAAAATTGTTAATAAGGCAAAAAACTCCAACAGATGTCCAGGTAGTTTAATCCTCACACCTCTACTATATCTCGATTATGCgtcagttttattttcctttgtcccTGAAATAAGGAACAACATTCTCACCAGGAATAGTCATTGCCCACATGATAAAAACTAGCATTATTGGTAATAGTAGTTCTGCCAAGGATTCTTCCTAAGTTGTCTTTTGGATATGTTCTTGGCCAGCTTTTCTAATGCACACCAATCTCCATGTTGAAAGGTTATCAATGTAAGTTGCTTATATCTAGAAGAATGGATATTAATGctagaagggaaaggagagtttaCTGAACCCAACTCCTTgatttatggaagaggaaactgagatctagtgGGGTTTTTCTTCAAACCATTCCCCGTTCTTAACAATTCCATTACTATGAAGGCCATCCCTATCATTCTGGTCACTGTGGCTCTTGACTTAGGTGTCACCCTCACTTCCTCACTTTCTCACATAGGGAGTGGAGGGACTGCAATCAGCTTGAACTGATTCGAAGTAAGATtgtaaaattttcagtgtgagtatttacattttggaaattggcaaatgcttcAAATGAAGATTTGTTTATTCTAGTATACGTACTGGATCAGTAGAACCagcaaaaaaatagaatgaaacaatcttttaGCCTAGAAACTTTTtagaaacttggaagatcagcaagaaaTGTCCATTTAATTTGAATAAAAGGAAACACAGATCAGAACTGGAAGCATTCCaacaagcagcagcagcaaaaaacaaaacaaaacagaaacaaaaacaacaaaaaaaaaaacccaacaaaaaaacaCCACACATCTCAGCAGAACATTGGGAGATCTAAGTCCCAGTGCACTGCAGCAGGTAGACACCAGCACCGAGACCCCTCCTGTGCCTCAGCATAGCCAGGGGAATGGTAGACTCCTGCTACAAGAACTACTAAGTGCTTCAGGATAGCCTGGGGCAGATGACTGAGCACCATGTGCTTTAGTGTAGGGGATATGCAATGGAGAATGCAATGGGAAAATGCTGAAATACTCCACTGAACTCAATACATGCTAGACACATTAGACTAGAACTTCAGTTCAGTACCAGGTGAATTGTCAGATTCCATGGCATCCAGAAGCACAAGCCATCCATGCTCTGTTCTATCAGAGAAGCACCTGACATATTGGTCCCCCAGAGCCCTTAGAGTAACATCCGTGCAGCACCTGGGTCTGCAGACCATGGTACAAAAAATTCTGAGACAGTGCCCCTTCTATTCAGGAAGCAGAACTCAAATTTAAAGGAAaggataaaaaccaaaaaaaaagataattaaaaaacaacaaaaaataatctaGCATAGAAAGTTGTTTTggtaacagggaagatcaagataaATTCAGAAGAGGATAACAAGGTCAAAACAGCTATGGGCAAAATGGTCCCAAGCTCAGAAAGgactcatggaagagctcaacaAGAAGCTTAATAATCATTTAAGAGGGGTAgcaaggtgatgcagtggattgagcactggcactggagtccataggacatgagttcaaatttgacctcagatatttaaaattacctagctgtatgaccttgggcaagtcacttaatcccattgcctttcaaaataaCCCAGAAAATAATCGCAtaagagaggcagaaagaaaactgggaaaagaaatgagagtgataaaaGAGATTTGTGTAAAAGAGTCAACaacttggaaagagaaatgaattttttttaattgtaaagattttatttatgttgagttttccaatttttctgctaatcttacttccctccccccccaccccccacagaaggcaatttgccagtctttacattctttccatggtatacattgatccaaattgaatgtgatgagagagaaatcatatccttaaggaagaaacataaagtataagagatagcaagatcagacaataagatatcagttttttccctaaattaaaggtgatagtctttggtctttgttcaaactccacaattctttctctggataagatggtattctccattgcagacaactccaaattgtcccttattgttgcactgatggaatgaaagaATCTATCAGGTCCaatgatcattgcccccatgttggtttagggtgtacagtgtttttctggttctgctcatttcactgagcatcagttcacccaaatccctccaggcttccctgaattcccatccctcttggtttctataatattacttttttatgtctaaattctgtatccattttgatcttatcttggtatagtttGTGAggtgttctaatctaagtttcttccatactaacttccaattttcccagaagtttttatcaaagagagagtttttattccaattgTTTgaccctttgggtttatcaaacagcagattaatataatcgtttcctgctattgtatgtagtctattctactgactcaccactgtatttcttagccaattccagacagttttgatgactgatgctttataatataattttagatcaggtaggttAAGTCAccatcttttgcatttttttcattgaatacctggaaattcttgactttttatttctccatatgcatTTACTAAGaactttttctaacccattaaggtaattttttggaattttgattggtagggcacaaaacagatagtttggttttggtagaactgtcatttttcttatattagttagacatatccatgagaagttgatgtttgcccagttatttaaatctgatttaatttgtgtgagaagtattttgtaattgttttcaaaaagttatgaacctgccttggcaaatagattcccaggtattttatactgtctgaggttacatcgaatgggatttctctttctagctcttcatgCTGTAGcttgctagtcatataaagaaaagttgaggatttatgagggttcattttatatcctgcaactttgctaaaattgctaattgttttcagtagtttttttagatgatttcttgggattctctaggtataccattatgtcatctacaaagagtgagagttttgtctcttccttcccaattctaattccttcaatttctttttcttctctaactgctgaagctaacatttctaatatgatattgaatagtagttgtgataatgggcatcattatTTCACActtgatcttattaggaatgcttcttgcctctcctcattgaatataatgcttgttgatggtttcataaagataatgcttattattacaagaaacagtccatttattcctacactctctagtgtttttggtaggaatgggtgttgtattttgccaaaacgcttttttcagcatctattgatatgatcatataatttctgataggtttgttgttgatataatggattatactaacagttttcctaatatttaaccaaccctgcattcctgggataaattcttaTTGGTCATtgcatattatcctagtgataacttgttgtaattgttttgctaagattttatttaagatttttgcatctatattcatcatcatttttttctctgttttatctctttttgctttaggtatcagaaccacaTTGGtgacatagaaagaattaggcagagttccatcttcccctatttttccaaagagtttatatataattggaaccaattgttccttaaatgtttggaagaattgacttgtgaatctatcaggccctggagattttttcttagggagttcaatgatggcttgctgaatttctttttctgagatagggttgtttaggtatttaatctcctcttcatttaacctgggcaacttatattttttaaaaatatttgtccattacacttagattgtcagatttattggcatagagtttggtaaaataattctgaattattactttaattccctcctcattggtggttacttcacctttttcatttatgatgctagcaatttggttttcttatttcttttttcaatcaaattgacaagagttttatcaattttatatttttttttcataaacccactcttggtttaatttattaattaaatttttttgctttcaatttttattaatttcttctttaatttttcaaatttctaatttagtatttaattgggggtttttaatttgttctttctctaatttttttagttacgtatttagttcattgatttcttcttttgtctaatttattcatgtaaaaatttcaaggcataatatatcccctgtcactttgaatgaattccataggttttggtatgttctttcattattattgtcatctaggataaaataattctttctataatttgttgtttgatctactcattctttaaaatgaggttattcagtttccaattatttctgggtctatagctccctggcccaatattgcatatgatttttattgatttgtgatctgagaaagatgtattcactattcctgcctttctgcaattaattattaggtttttatgcccagtacatggtcaaattttgtataaatgccatgtactgcagagaaaaaggtatattcctttccatccccattcagtttcctccataagtcaatcatgtctaggttttctaacaatctatttacctccttaacttccttcttgtttattttatggttagattttttaaaatctgaaagtGATAGGTTAAGGTCTCCCTCCAGTAGAGTTTTGCATTCTTTGTTTTCCTGttactccttcaacttctcctctaagaattttgatactatactatttggtgcatacatatttagtatagAAATTACTTTACGTTATAtgctaccttttaggaagatatagtttccttccttatctcttttaatgagatctatttttgcagctactttgtctgagataaggattgctgtcctggcttttttcacttcaatgaagcaaaatattttttgctctaaccttttacctttactctttatgtatctctctgcttcaaatgagtttcttgtaagcagcactctgctatttgcttatgttttaagtgagagttcatcccattcacattaaaagttataatcaataactctttattgctcttcatgctatcttccctctgtttgtattcccc
This region includes:
- the LOC141513490 gene encoding small ubiquitin-related modifier 2-like isoform X2; protein product: MADEKPKEGVKTENNDHINLKVAGQDGSVVQFKIKRHTPLTKLMKAYCERQDTPAQLEMENEDTVDVFQQQTGGVY
- the LOC141513490 gene encoding small ubiquitin-related modifier 2-like isoform X1 is translated as MADEKPKEGVKTENNDHINLKVAGQDGSVVQFKIKRHTPLTKLMKAYCERQGLSMRQIRFRFDGQPINEPDTPAQLEMENEDTVDVFQQQTGGVY